Proteins from a single region of Heterodontus francisci isolate sHetFra1 unplaced genomic scaffold, sHetFra1.hap1 HAP1_SCAFFOLD_101_1, whole genome shotgun sequence:
- the LOC137361866 gene encoding deleted in malignant brain tumors 1 protein-like, translating into MQTFLTLSLLQLLNCRPGNSKADPSEMVKLRLVNGGSRCAGRVEIHYRGQWGTVNDYLWDLPDAAVVCRELGCGTAVSAPGQAHFGEGSGPIVTFFVECGGTEAALRDCKSAQWDHYPYPHSNDAGVICSGKPEPRLVGGMNRCSGRVEVLHGDQWGTLCGLYFDMEDANVVCEHLQCGTVNSIPGGAHFGKGTGPVWKENYRCLGNETRLWDCPVSSWEQFSFSHENDASVICNKNSKCWKYSAVPAASMVRERVSTFQFVDLSSGLRNLAVFLKEGGNKERMKGTLRDVVKDRRDEMAKRTMQNKNMLEWAK; encoded by the exons gcagacctgggaacagtaaggctgacccgtcag agatggtgaagttgagactggtgaatgggggcagtcggtgcgctgggagagtggagattcactacagggggcagtgggggactgtgAATGACTATCTCTGGGACCTGCCGGATgctgctgttgtgtgtcgggagctgggctgcgggaccgcggtctctgcaccgggccaggctcactttggggaagggtccggacccattgTGACGTTCTTTGTCGAGTGtggcgggaccgaggccgctctgcgggactgtaaGTCAGCTCAATGGGATCACTATCCCTACCCACACTCCAacgatgccggcgtcatctgctcag ggaaacctgaacctcgattggttggtgggatgaacagatgctccggccgggtggaggtgctacatggagaccagtgggggacgctgtgtggcctttactttgatatggaagacgccaacgtggtctgtgagcacctacagtgtgggacagtaaactcgatcccgggaggagctcactttgggaagggaactggtccagtgtggaaggaaaattacaggtgtctggggaacgagacgcgattgtgggattgtcctgtttcatcctgggaacagtttagcttctcacatgaaaacgatgcaagtgtcatct gtaataaaaacagtaagtgctggaaatactcagcagttccggcagcatctatggtgagagaAAGAGTATCAACCTTTCAGTTTGTGGATCTTTCATCAGGACTTCGAAATTTAGCAGTTTTTTTAAAGGAAGGGGGAAACAAGGAAAGAATGAAAGGAACGCTccgtgatgtggtgaaagacaggagagatgaaatggcaAAACGGACAATGCAGAACAAAAATATGttggaatgggccaagtaa